The following are encoded together in the Salvia hispanica cultivar TCC Black 2014 chromosome 6, UniMelb_Shisp_WGS_1.0, whole genome shotgun sequence genome:
- the LOC125193260 gene encoding protein NRT1/ PTR FAMILY 5.5-like isoform X1 produces MKSAVRISGKLLVKLTFLRWIQIEYSILFAALQWADILVLYAMFEMQDYLTQVWGLSYTHAAGILNVWNGISLLLQPLFLYAVCTFLGNFRMLVLSSSSYTLGIWLVFMSAPPVLAKSTGTCNQYKQECIGNTQKALLYTGMALIAVGVAGNNVSVESFLKEQPEKSGGVAIGWLRVSGGGTVAIVGLAGAIALPHIKPWTYRFGIPAVCTTIAGISFLTGLCCFQFEFNGPNEGRIENMERIFSCPMIPMWLTFFVCGIITSTGNTYFVEQAKHLDRHLGSWEVPTQVLLLAQTWLGKLVAWLASYKGHWVVKAKMLGVICCIVAAGMERQRLGVVKSNWLLDKPEEDVPMSVYWLLFQFVLLEGSETLLENSVEGFDEEGTSDDLKELKRRFGEIFSKGVSGQERGCMEIFSKGVSGLGFMCGVLLVFVVGKLTSWFHFTLNRSHLDRYYWLLAVLSAATLVLYAVVRYYVGPQATVTSSV; encoded by the exons ATGAAGAGCGCCGTCAGAATATCTGgtaaattattagtaaaacTAACTTTTTTACGTTGGATCCAAATTGAATACTCCATATTGTTTGCAGCATTGCAGTGGGCTGACATATTGGTGCTCTACGCCATGTTTGAGATGCAAGACTATCTCACTCAAGTTTGGGGGCTAAGTTACACCCACGCTGCTGGAATCCTCAACGTCTGGAATGGGATCTCTTTGCTTCTCCAACCTCTCTTCCTCTATGCCGTCTGCACCTTTCTTGGAAACTTCCGCATGCTCGTGCTCTCCAGCTCTTCCTACACTCTG GGAATATGGTTAGTGTTCATGTCAGCTCCCCCGGTTCTTGCCAAATCAACGGGCACGTGCAATCAATACAAGCAGGAATGCATAGGCAACACACAAAAGGCTCTCCTCTACACGGGGATGGCGTTGATAGCTGTCGGAGTAGCTGGCAACAACGTTTCAGTGGAATCATTTCTCAAAGAACAACCAGAAAAATCTGGTGGTGTGGCCATAGGTTGGCTGAGGGTGTCAGGTGGGGGTACGGTGGCCATTGTAGGCTTAGCAGGAGCCATCGCGCTCCCTCACATAAAGCCATGGACCTACCGGTTTGGAATCCCAGCGGTCTGCACTACTATTGCTGGCATATCCTTTCTCACCGGTTTATGTTGTTTCCAATTCGAATTCAATGGGCCAAATGAGGGCCGGATAGAAAACATGGAAAGAATATTCTCCTGCCCCATGATACCAATGTGGTTGACCTTCTTCGTGTGTGGGATCATTACCTCAACCGGCAACACGTACTTTGTGGAGCAGGCAAAGCACCTGGACCGGCACCTAGGATCGTGGGAGGTGCCTACGCAGGTGCTGCTGCTGGCTCAGACTTGGTTAGGCAAGTTGGTGGCATGGCTGGCAAGTTACAAAGGACATTGGGTTGTAAAGGCTAAGATGTTGGGGGTCATATGTTGTATAGTGGCTGCAGGGATGGAGAGACAGAGACTCGGGGTTGTTAAGAGCAACTGGTTGCTGGATAAACCGGAGGAAGATGTCCCAATGAGCGTGTATTGGTTGTTGTTCCAGTTCGTGTTGCTCGAAGGCTCGGAGACGTTGTTAGAGAATAGTGTGGAGGGGTTTGATGAAGAAGGCACAAGCGATGATCTGAAGGAGTTGAAGAGACGGTTCGGTGAGATTTTTAGCAAGGGGGTATCTGGGCAGGAGAGAGGGTGCATGGAGATCTTTAGCAAGGGGGTGTCTGGGCTGGGGTTCATGTGTGGTGTGCTCTTGGTTTTTGTTGTGGGGAAGCTAACCAGCTGGTTCCACTTCACCTTGAACCGGAGTCATTTGGACCGCTATTATTGGCTACTCGCGGTTTTGAGTGCAGCCACTTTAGTTCTATACGCAGTGGTGCGCTACTATGTGGGGCCGCAGGCCACGGTGACATCATCTGTTTAA
- the LOC125197022 gene encoding protein NRT1/ PTR FAMILY 5.5-like isoform X2, which translates to MQDYLTKVWGLSFTHAAGIINIWNGISLLLQPLFLYAVCTFLGNWRMLVLSSSSYTLGIWLVFMSAPPVLAKSTGTCKQYKEECIGNTQKAFLYTGMALIAVGVAGNSVSVESFLKEQPEKSGGVAIGRWRMLGVAMVAIVGVVGGIALPYIKPWTYRFGIPAVCTAIVGISFLTGLCDCCIPFELVGPKEDRVQNMFKVFSCRKLPMWLTFFVCGIITSTGNTYFVEQAKHLDRHLGSWEVPTQVLLLAQNWLGKLVGHLVYVAWEWRGHGFDKAKIFGVLCCVAAAGMESRRLWVVRSNGLLDKPKEDVPMSVYCLLLQYVLLGGMGTLLENSVAKFDEEGTSGEADANKSKKWCSEMVSGRERGWAEIFSRGVSGMGFMCGVLLVFVVGKVTSWFHFNLNRSHLDRYYWLLAVLSAATLVLYGVVRAYLLLR; encoded by the exons ATGCAAGACTATCTCACTAAAGTTTGGGGCCTAAGTTTCACCCATGCTGCCGGAATCATCAACATCTGGAACGGGATCTCGTTGCTTCTCCAGCCTCTCTTCCTCTACGCCGTGTGCACCTTTCTTGGGAACTGGCGCATGCTCGTGCTCTCCAGCTCTTCCTACACTCTG GGAATATGGTTAGTGTTCATGTCAGCTCCTCCGGTTCTTGCCAAATCAACGGGCACGTGCAAGCAATACAAGGAGGAATGCATAGGCAACACACAAAAGGCTTTCCTCTACACGGGGATGGCATTGATAGCTGTCGGAGTAGCTGGCAACAGCGTGTCAGTGGAGTCATTTCTCAAAGAACAACCAGAAAAATCTGGTGGTGTGGCCATAGGTAGGTGGAGGATGCTAGGTGTGGCTATGGTGGCTATTGTAGGCGTAGTAGGAGGCATCGCGCTCCCTTACATAAAGCCATGGACCTACCGGTTTGGAATCCCCGCGGTCTGCACTGCTATTGTTGGCATATCCTTTCTCACCGGTTTATGTGATTGTTGTATCCCTTTCGAACTCGTTGGGCCGAAAGAGGACCGGGtacaaaacatgttcaaagtGTTCTCCTGTCGTAAGTTACCAATGTGGTTGACCTTCTTCGTGTGTGGGATCATCACCTCAACCGGCAACACGTACTTTGTGGAGCAGGCAAAGCACCTGGACCGGCACCTAGGATCGTGGGAGGTGCCTACGCAGGTGCTGCTGCTGGCTCAGAATTGGTTAGGCAAGTTGGTTGGGCATTTGGTGTATGTAGCGTGGGAATGGAGAGGGCATgggtttgataaggctaagaTATTCGGGGTGCTGTGTTGCGTGGCGGCTGCAGGGATGGAGAGCAGGAGACTCTGGGTTGTGAGGAGCAACGGGTTGTTGGATAAACCCAAGGAAGATGTCCCAATGAGCGTGTATTGTCTGTTGTTGCAGTACGTGCTGCTGGGAGGCATGGGGACGTTGTTGGAGAATAGTGTGGCGAAGTTTGATGAAGAAGGGACAAGCGGTGAAGCTGATGCGAACAAGTCGAAGAAATGGTGTAGTGAGATGGTGTCGGGGCGGGAGAGGGGGTGGGCTGAGATATTTAGCAGGGGGGTGTCCGGGATGGGGTTCATGTGTGGCGTGCTCTTGGTTTTTGTTGTGGGGAAAGTAACCAGCTGGTTCCACTTCAACTTGAACCGGAGTCATTTGGACCGCTATTATTGGCTACTCGCGGTATTGAGTGCAGCAACTTTAGTTCTATATGGCGTGGTGCGCGCCTATTTGCTGCTgcgttga
- the LOC125193260 gene encoding protein NRT1/ PTR FAMILY 5.5-like isoform X2, giving the protein MKSAVRISALQWADILVLYAMFEMQDYLTQVWGLSYTHAAGILNVWNGISLLLQPLFLYAVCTFLGNFRMLVLSSSSYTLGIWLVFMSAPPVLAKSTGTCNQYKQECIGNTQKALLYTGMALIAVGVAGNNVSVESFLKEQPEKSGGVAIGWLRVSGGGTVAIVGLAGAIALPHIKPWTYRFGIPAVCTTIAGISFLTGLCCFQFEFNGPNEGRIENMERIFSCPMIPMWLTFFVCGIITSTGNTYFVEQAKHLDRHLGSWEVPTQVLLLAQTWLGKLVAWLASYKGHWVVKAKMLGVICCIVAAGMERQRLGVVKSNWLLDKPEEDVPMSVYWLLFQFVLLEGSETLLENSVEGFDEEGTSDDLKELKRRFGEIFSKGVSGQERGCMEIFSKGVSGLGFMCGVLLVFVVGKLTSWFHFTLNRSHLDRYYWLLAVLSAATLVLYAVVRYYVGPQATVTSSV; this is encoded by the exons ATGAAGAGCGCCGTCAGAATATCTG CATTGCAGTGGGCTGACATATTGGTGCTCTACGCCATGTTTGAGATGCAAGACTATCTCACTCAAGTTTGGGGGCTAAGTTACACCCACGCTGCTGGAATCCTCAACGTCTGGAATGGGATCTCTTTGCTTCTCCAACCTCTCTTCCTCTATGCCGTCTGCACCTTTCTTGGAAACTTCCGCATGCTCGTGCTCTCCAGCTCTTCCTACACTCTG GGAATATGGTTAGTGTTCATGTCAGCTCCCCCGGTTCTTGCCAAATCAACGGGCACGTGCAATCAATACAAGCAGGAATGCATAGGCAACACACAAAAGGCTCTCCTCTACACGGGGATGGCGTTGATAGCTGTCGGAGTAGCTGGCAACAACGTTTCAGTGGAATCATTTCTCAAAGAACAACCAGAAAAATCTGGTGGTGTGGCCATAGGTTGGCTGAGGGTGTCAGGTGGGGGTACGGTGGCCATTGTAGGCTTAGCAGGAGCCATCGCGCTCCCTCACATAAAGCCATGGACCTACCGGTTTGGAATCCCAGCGGTCTGCACTACTATTGCTGGCATATCCTTTCTCACCGGTTTATGTTGTTTCCAATTCGAATTCAATGGGCCAAATGAGGGCCGGATAGAAAACATGGAAAGAATATTCTCCTGCCCCATGATACCAATGTGGTTGACCTTCTTCGTGTGTGGGATCATTACCTCAACCGGCAACACGTACTTTGTGGAGCAGGCAAAGCACCTGGACCGGCACCTAGGATCGTGGGAGGTGCCTACGCAGGTGCTGCTGCTGGCTCAGACTTGGTTAGGCAAGTTGGTGGCATGGCTGGCAAGTTACAAAGGACATTGGGTTGTAAAGGCTAAGATGTTGGGGGTCATATGTTGTATAGTGGCTGCAGGGATGGAGAGACAGAGACTCGGGGTTGTTAAGAGCAACTGGTTGCTGGATAAACCGGAGGAAGATGTCCCAATGAGCGTGTATTGGTTGTTGTTCCAGTTCGTGTTGCTCGAAGGCTCGGAGACGTTGTTAGAGAATAGTGTGGAGGGGTTTGATGAAGAAGGCACAAGCGATGATCTGAAGGAGTTGAAGAGACGGTTCGGTGAGATTTTTAGCAAGGGGGTATCTGGGCAGGAGAGAGGGTGCATGGAGATCTTTAGCAAGGGGGTGTCTGGGCTGGGGTTCATGTGTGGTGTGCTCTTGGTTTTTGTTGTGGGGAAGCTAACCAGCTGGTTCCACTTCACCTTGAACCGGAGTCATTTGGACCGCTATTATTGGCTACTCGCGGTTTTGAGTGCAGCCACTTTAGTTCTATACGCAGTGGTGCGCTACTATGTGGGGCCGCAGGCCACGGTGACATCATCTGTTTAA
- the LOC125197022 gene encoding protein NRT1/ PTR FAMILY 5.5-like isoform X1, translating to MIPKSTVRITALLWADVLVLYALFEMQDYLTKVWGLSFTHAAGIINIWNGISLLLQPLFLYAVCTFLGNWRMLVLSSSSYTLGIWLVFMSAPPVLAKSTGTCKQYKEECIGNTQKAFLYTGMALIAVGVAGNSVSVESFLKEQPEKSGGVAIGRWRMLGVAMVAIVGVVGGIALPYIKPWTYRFGIPAVCTAIVGISFLTGLCDCCIPFELVGPKEDRVQNMFKVFSCRKLPMWLTFFVCGIITSTGNTYFVEQAKHLDRHLGSWEVPTQVLLLAQNWLGKLVGHLVYVAWEWRGHGFDKAKIFGVLCCVAAAGMESRRLWVVRSNGLLDKPKEDVPMSVYCLLLQYVLLGGMGTLLENSVAKFDEEGTSGEADANKSKKWCSEMVSGRERGWAEIFSRGVSGMGFMCGVLLVFVVGKVTSWFHFNLNRSHLDRYYWLLAVLSAATLVLYGVVRAYLLLR from the exons ATGATTCCGAAGAGCACAGTCAGAATAACTG CATTGCTATGGGCTGACGTATTGGTGCTGTACGCCTTGTTTGAGATGCAAGACTATCTCACTAAAGTTTGGGGCCTAAGTTTCACCCATGCTGCCGGAATCATCAACATCTGGAACGGGATCTCGTTGCTTCTCCAGCCTCTCTTCCTCTACGCCGTGTGCACCTTTCTTGGGAACTGGCGCATGCTCGTGCTCTCCAGCTCTTCCTACACTCTG GGAATATGGTTAGTGTTCATGTCAGCTCCTCCGGTTCTTGCCAAATCAACGGGCACGTGCAAGCAATACAAGGAGGAATGCATAGGCAACACACAAAAGGCTTTCCTCTACACGGGGATGGCATTGATAGCTGTCGGAGTAGCTGGCAACAGCGTGTCAGTGGAGTCATTTCTCAAAGAACAACCAGAAAAATCTGGTGGTGTGGCCATAGGTAGGTGGAGGATGCTAGGTGTGGCTATGGTGGCTATTGTAGGCGTAGTAGGAGGCATCGCGCTCCCTTACATAAAGCCATGGACCTACCGGTTTGGAATCCCCGCGGTCTGCACTGCTATTGTTGGCATATCCTTTCTCACCGGTTTATGTGATTGTTGTATCCCTTTCGAACTCGTTGGGCCGAAAGAGGACCGGGtacaaaacatgttcaaagtGTTCTCCTGTCGTAAGTTACCAATGTGGTTGACCTTCTTCGTGTGTGGGATCATCACCTCAACCGGCAACACGTACTTTGTGGAGCAGGCAAAGCACCTGGACCGGCACCTAGGATCGTGGGAGGTGCCTACGCAGGTGCTGCTGCTGGCTCAGAATTGGTTAGGCAAGTTGGTTGGGCATTTGGTGTATGTAGCGTGGGAATGGAGAGGGCATgggtttgataaggctaagaTATTCGGGGTGCTGTGTTGCGTGGCGGCTGCAGGGATGGAGAGCAGGAGACTCTGGGTTGTGAGGAGCAACGGGTTGTTGGATAAACCCAAGGAAGATGTCCCAATGAGCGTGTATTGTCTGTTGTTGCAGTACGTGCTGCTGGGAGGCATGGGGACGTTGTTGGAGAATAGTGTGGCGAAGTTTGATGAAGAAGGGACAAGCGGTGAAGCTGATGCGAACAAGTCGAAGAAATGGTGTAGTGAGATGGTGTCGGGGCGGGAGAGGGGGTGGGCTGAGATATTTAGCAGGGGGGTGTCCGGGATGGGGTTCATGTGTGGCGTGCTCTTGGTTTTTGTTGTGGGGAAAGTAACCAGCTGGTTCCACTTCAACTTGAACCGGAGTCATTTGGACCGCTATTATTGGCTACTCGCGGTATTGAGTGCAGCAACTTTAGTTCTATATGGCGTGGTGCGCGCCTATTTGCTGCTgcgttga
- the LOC125193260 gene encoding protein NRT1/ PTR FAMILY 5.5-like isoform X3 encodes MSAPPVLAKSTGTCNQYKQECIGNTQKALLYTGMALIAVGVAGNNVSVESFLKEQPEKSGGVAIGWLRVSGGGTVAIVGLAGAIALPHIKPWTYRFGIPAVCTTIAGISFLTGLCCFQFEFNGPNEGRIENMERIFSCPMIPMWLTFFVCGIITSTGNTYFVEQAKHLDRHLGSWEVPTQVLLLAQTWLGKLVAWLASYKGHWVVKAKMLGVICCIVAAGMERQRLGVVKSNWLLDKPEEDVPMSVYWLLFQFVLLEGSETLLENSVEGFDEEGTSDDLKELKRRFGEIFSKGVSGQERGCMEIFSKGVSGLGFMCGVLLVFVVGKLTSWFHFTLNRSHLDRYYWLLAVLSAATLVLYAVVRYYVGPQATVTSSV; translated from the coding sequence ATGTCAGCTCCCCCGGTTCTTGCCAAATCAACGGGCACGTGCAATCAATACAAGCAGGAATGCATAGGCAACACACAAAAGGCTCTCCTCTACACGGGGATGGCGTTGATAGCTGTCGGAGTAGCTGGCAACAACGTTTCAGTGGAATCATTTCTCAAAGAACAACCAGAAAAATCTGGTGGTGTGGCCATAGGTTGGCTGAGGGTGTCAGGTGGGGGTACGGTGGCCATTGTAGGCTTAGCAGGAGCCATCGCGCTCCCTCACATAAAGCCATGGACCTACCGGTTTGGAATCCCAGCGGTCTGCACTACTATTGCTGGCATATCCTTTCTCACCGGTTTATGTTGTTTCCAATTCGAATTCAATGGGCCAAATGAGGGCCGGATAGAAAACATGGAAAGAATATTCTCCTGCCCCATGATACCAATGTGGTTGACCTTCTTCGTGTGTGGGATCATTACCTCAACCGGCAACACGTACTTTGTGGAGCAGGCAAAGCACCTGGACCGGCACCTAGGATCGTGGGAGGTGCCTACGCAGGTGCTGCTGCTGGCTCAGACTTGGTTAGGCAAGTTGGTGGCATGGCTGGCAAGTTACAAAGGACATTGGGTTGTAAAGGCTAAGATGTTGGGGGTCATATGTTGTATAGTGGCTGCAGGGATGGAGAGACAGAGACTCGGGGTTGTTAAGAGCAACTGGTTGCTGGATAAACCGGAGGAAGATGTCCCAATGAGCGTGTATTGGTTGTTGTTCCAGTTCGTGTTGCTCGAAGGCTCGGAGACGTTGTTAGAGAATAGTGTGGAGGGGTTTGATGAAGAAGGCACAAGCGATGATCTGAAGGAGTTGAAGAGACGGTTCGGTGAGATTTTTAGCAAGGGGGTATCTGGGCAGGAGAGAGGGTGCATGGAGATCTTTAGCAAGGGGGTGTCTGGGCTGGGGTTCATGTGTGGTGTGCTCTTGGTTTTTGTTGTGGGGAAGCTAACCAGCTGGTTCCACTTCACCTTGAACCGGAGTCATTTGGACCGCTATTATTGGCTACTCGCGGTTTTGAGTGCAGCCACTTTAGTTCTATACGCAGTGGTGCGCTACTATGTGGGGCCGCAGGCCACGGTGACATCATCTGTTTAA
- the LOC125197070 gene encoding protein NRT1/ PTR FAMILY 5.5-like, translated as MKSTVRISALLWADILVLYALFEMQDYLTQVWGLSYTHAAGILNVWNGISLLLQPLFLYAVCTFLGNFRMLVLSSSSYTLGIWLVFMSAPPVLAKSTGTCNQYKQECISNTQKALLYTGMALIAVGVAGNSVSVESFLKEQPDNKSSGEDKSSGEAVVDWLRVPGVAMVAIVGLAGAIALPYIKPWTYRFGIPAVCTTIVGISFLTGLCCFQFEFNGPNEDRIENMERIFSCPMIPMWLTFFVCGIISSTGNTYFVEQAKHLDRHLGSWEVPTQVLLLAQTWLGKLVAWLASYKGHWVVKAKMLGVICCIVAAGMERKRLGVVWSNGLLDTPEEDVPMSVYWLLFQFVLLGGSGTLLEYSVEFDEEGTSSEADNPKELKRRCSEIFSKGISGQERGCIEIFSKGVSGLGFMCGVLLVFVLGKVTSWFHFTLNRSHLDRYYWLLAVLSAATLVLYAVVRYYVGPRATVTSSV; from the exons ATGAAGAGCACCGTCAGAATATCTg CATTGCTGTGGGCTGACATATTGGTGCTCTATGCCTTGTTTGAGATGCAAGACTATCTCACTCAAGTTTGGGGGCTAAGTTACACCCATGCTGCTGGAATCCTCAACGTCTGGAATGGGATCTCTTTGCTTCTCCAACCTCTCTTCCTCTATGCCGTCTGCACCTTTCTTGGAAACTTCCGCATGCTCGTGCTCTCCAGCTCATCCTACACACTG GGAATCTGGTTAGTGTTCATGTCAGCTCCCCCGGTTCTTGCCAAATCAACGGGCACGTGCAATCAATACAAGCAGGAATGCATAAGCAACACACAAAAGGCTCTCCTCTACACGGGGATGGCATTGATAGCTGTCGGAGTAGCTGGTAACAGCGTGTCAGTGGAATCATTTCTCAAAGAACAACCAGACAATAAATCTAGTGGCGAGGATAAATCTAGTGGTGAGGCCGTAGTAGATTGGTTGAGGGTACCAGGTGTGGCTATGGTGGCTATTGTAGGCTTAGCAGGAGCCATCGCACTCCCTTACATAAAGCCATGGACCTACCGGTTTGGAATCCCAGCGGTCTGCACTACTATTGTTGGCATATCCTTTCTCACCGGTTTATGTTGTTTCCAATTCGAATTCAATGGGCCAAATGAGGACCGGATAGAAAACATGGAAAGAATATTCTCCTGCCCCATGATACCAATGTGGCTGACCTTTTTCGTGTGTGGGATCATCTCCTCAACCGGCAACACGTACTTTGTGGAGCAAGCAAAGCACCTGGACCGGCACCTAGGATCATGGGAGGTTCCTACTCAGGTGCTGCTGCTGGCTCAGACTTGGTTAGGCAAGTTGGTGGCATGGCTGGCAAGTTACAAAGGACATTGGGTTGTAAAGGCTAAGATGTTGGGGGTCATATGTTGTATAGTGGCTGCAGGGATGGAGAGAAAGAGACTCGGGGTTGTTTGGAGCAACGGGTTGCTGGATACACCGGAGGAAGATGTCCCAATGAGCGTGTATTGGTTGTTGTTCCAGTTCGTCCTGCTGGGAGGCTCGGGGACATTGTTGGAGTATAGTGTGGAGTTTGATGAAGAAGGCACAAGCAGTGAAGCCGATAATCCAAAGGAGTTGAAGAGACGGTGCAGTGAGATCTTTAGCAAGGGGATATCTGGGCAGGAGAGAGGGTGCATTGAGATCTTTAGCAAGGGGGTGTCTGGGCTGGGGTTCATGTGTGGTGTGCTCTTGGTTTTTGTTTTGGGGAAAGTAACCAGTTGGTTCCACTTCACCTTGAACCGGAGTCATCTGGACCGCTATTATTGGCTACTCGCGGTTTTGAGTGCAGCCACTTTAGTTCTATACGCAGTGGTGCGCTACTATGTGGGGCCGCGGGCCACGGTGACATCATCCGTTTAA
- the LOC125197072 gene encoding uncharacterized protein LOC125197072, whose product MATDKEEDEGEKFTIEETNFLTSVYLIVSEEQTILDSSHGVFWFCLGIKFREMKPAWVPDRDYDQLRHHWARVHKDISKFGAIVADCEKVWGRSHGELYAHYQAKEVFFTTQRRKFEFADVWEMLRIHNKYCSNRTKVEYSTSAAIDESRSKSCRSVATEEEGESFTIEETNFLACAYILVSEGTVDLSSSSEVFWFCVAEKFKELNAAGVPDRDSDQLRKHWDRVYKDVSKFSAIFASCQNKYQQAKEAFFRNEGRMFEYEDIWDFLWDRKKLCCSSEGASSGSKRSNVEDSMGDASSPATPRSRSMGTKAAKRKGKASIAPAQDPQLTEYSKIAEAMLIKEYSRMLARDTYMSKENRKFHQELLDFVRSKVIRK is encoded by the exons ATGGCGACTgacaaagaagaagatgaagggGAAAAGTTCACAATTGAGGAGACAAACTTTTTGACTTCCGTCTACCTGATCGTCTCCGAAGAGCAGACCATCCTCGACAGCAGCCACGGAGTTTTCTGGTTTTGCCTCGGCATCAAGTTCAGAGAGATGAAGCCGGCGTGGGTCCCTGATCGCGACTACGACCAGCTGCGCCACCACTGGGCCCGAGTGCACAAGGATATCTCCAAATTTGGCGCCATCGTTGCCGACTGTGAAAAGGTGTGGGGCCGGAGCCATGGCGAGCTTTACGCTCACTATCAGGCCAAGGAAGTTTTCTTCACCACTCAAAGAAGGAAGTTCGAGTTCGCCGATGTCTGGGAGATGCTCCGTATCCACAACAAGTATTGCTCCAACAGAACCAAAGTCGAGTATTCTACCAGCGCTGCAATCG ATGAATCGAGAAGCAAAAGCTGTAGAAGTGTGGCGACTGAAGAAGAAGGGGAGAGTTTCACAATTGAGGAGACGAATTTTTTGGCATGCGCCTACATCCTCGTCTCGGAAGGAACAGTCGACCTCAGCAGCAGCAGCGAAGTTTTCTGGTTTTGCGTCGCCGAAAAGTTCAAAGAGCTGAATGCTGCGGGGGTGCCTGATCGTGATTCCGACCAGCTGCGCAAGCACTGGGACCGGGTGTATAAGGATGTCTCCAAATTTTCCGCCATCTTTGCCAGCTGTCAAAACAAGTACCAACAGGCGAAGGAAGCTTTCTTCCGCAATGAAGGAAGGATGTTCGAGTACGAGGATATCTGGGATTTTCTTTGGGACAGGAAGAAGCTTTGCTGCAGTTCCGAGGGGGCTTCTAGTGGCTCGAAGAGAAGCAATGTGGAGGACTCAATGGGTGATGCTTCCTCTCCAGCGACGCCAAGGAGTCGATCCATGGGGACTAAAGCGGCCAAGAGGAAGGGGAAGGCGAGCATTGCACCCGCCCAAGACCCTCAACTCACTGAGTACTCAAAGATCGCGGAAGCGATGCTGATCAAGGAGTACTCGAGGATGCTAGCGCGAGATACGTATATGAGCAAAGAGAATAGGAAATTTCATCAAGAGCTGCTTGATTTTGTTAGAAGCAAAGTGATTCGGAAGTAA